The Pyxicephalus adspersus chromosome 1, UCB_Pads_2.0, whole genome shotgun sequence sequence GATCGgcattttacttttctgttatACTGAATGTGGCTGCAGAGTCTAAAACAAAGTGTTTATGCCTTCCTCTGgctgtccatggggttttatatctgggatatgtttatttctctggtGGTTGTACTTGATGTATCTGAAGGAGATTTGTATTCATATCACAGCAAAGCTGCAATGATACTTCAGAATATTCAGTTTTCAGGATTTGCCCTTCAGTCTCTGTGCTGCACAAAGGcattaaaaaagtgaacaaagaaGTAGTGATCCATTATCAGAGCGCCACTTCCTATTTTTAGAACAGTTCACATGCAGCTACAAATGATCGATCAGCGATGGGGTGTTTAGAAGAATGCGGCTTTGTCTGACACCTATAAAGCACCAACCTATAGCAGAGCGcagtatattaaataataaaagggtATGAATTACATACTGGAGAAggtgagcttacaatctaaaagtgatcaactttaatgtaaaataaaaagtggtcGTGCATCGGGCGGTCGTTTCACCTCAAACAACCGTACGGTGATGGTAACTTACCTTGCGTAGTGAGCAGACGGCGAAGTCCCGGGGAGAACAGGCTGCGGCAGGATTGTCTGGATCAGGTATGTGTTGTGTCTTGAATGTTCAGCTCCTGGAATGGGGGAAATGTAAGAAGAGAAGTCAGCCAATAATTAGAGCGGCTCTCTCGCTCGGCTCTCCGGCTGTTTTGCCCGCAGGCACAGAACTCCCCTCGGATCATAAATTTCCAGGCGTGGCGATAATTCAATAAAAGGCACAATGAGCAGACGGAGCCCTGAAAGGGTCTCTTGTGCAAAACTGGCTGACTTCCTTTATGGAGTCACTCCTTAGGGTTTAGGGATGTTTGCAGAGTTAAGTCCCTTACAGATTTCTTTTGTGTTTGCAGAACAAGACTCGGCACGCGTTGGGAGAGCTCGGATCTGAGATTCATCGACAAAATGATAATGGAGAAAATCCTGCAATTGTACAACTCTGCAACATCCCCCCAAAAAGCTGCCATAGGGGCACAATACAGTGCTCTCAGCCACGAAAAGTCcgataaagtggacctgtcatcagaaaGAAATCTTGTCTCATAATATGTAagagtgctgtacagagaacacagtACCAGTCTTATCTGGAATATAAGTTCTATGTACACATAACAACCTCCATGCAGATGGGGTCTGATTGGAGTGAATGATCTGCACAGGGTTGGATCCTGAGCGTCCTGTCCCATACTTCTGCCTGGCACCCGGTAATGTGGCAGTGAATAGATTTTGCACCACAAGTTGGAGGCACTTTGAGGTCAGTGGGGAAATGTTAGAACTTTTTGTTCTGATAACTTCACTGCTTTCATAGCTATCAACCGTGAAACCGTGCGGTCTCCCATCTGCTGCAGACAACTATCACCTTACTGTGTGTGCCGGGCTCATCTTATACCTGAAAAGCACAACCAGGACGAAACTGCACCGGGCCAGCAATATATGAAATGGTCACTATCAGTGCTTCATAAATCGGCATTGTAGGGAGGAATTGTAAGTGGGACTTCCAATGCTGtgagataaatatatttaatgctgTCCCTGGGCTGAACCAGCTGGCCAATAGACCCGGTGCCGGCTCAACTTCTCATGGGCAAAGTTCCCATagctgcccccattctctggaatggtcttcctcatcctattcagcttgttcttactttctgctcatataaaagagccctaaaacccaacacttcaacctcaccatcttcttctgtctcctaaaccctcactacttcccaccattccatttcccccttctattgtgtgatacttcccccacctcctagattgtaagctcttcagggcagggtcctctcctcctcctgtgtcactgtctgtatctgtctgtcatttgtaacccctatttattgtacagcactgcgtaatatattggtttattattaatattaataataaatgggtcTTTTATGGAGATGAAAGTAAACCTGGTTCATTGGCCTGCAGTATTTCAACCAAAATAGGGGGCGCCATTTACATTCATCACTACAGGAGGGGGGATTGGTTGTAATTTACCTTATAGGGGCAATTATCCTGCCCAGCCCAATAAAATATGAATGGGATGCCTGGGgaagcagggtggctcagtggttagcactccggcctttccagcgctgggtcccaggtttgaattttggccaggactttgtctgcatggagtttgtaggttccccccgtgtttgtgtgggtttcctcccaccttccaaaaaatgcagttacgttaattggtttccccccaaaactgaccttagactgtattattgacatatgactatggggtggacattagattgtgagccgctttgagggacagctagtcacatgactatggactttgtacagcgctgcataatatgtcagtgctatataaatattgtgtaataatatctacagcagcaatttaatttttgtatattcaATATTTACCAAATCTTCCACAAACTGCCCCATGTATGGTGGAATTTATTGATAGTTGATCATCCGTCTCACCGTCCTCGGCAAAGATCTTCGGTAACCCTTCACAGGCCGAGGATCCAAATGTGTGTGAACATTGTCCAGAACCAGAATCCTCCTCCTTGGTACCACAAGCACAAAGCAGTGCTAAACGTTAAATCTTTGATTTTGGAAGGATAAATCAGGATTTTTGCCAGCGGTAGTCACAGTGATCATTTCCTGGTCCtgttgctgtgtattgtgacacGCCAGGAATTTATTAATGCAGACTTGTAAAGataatgacaggttcactttataatGTTGTGATTTCGGCAATCAGAAGGAGGGCCGGGTGTGATGGATCCCCTCTGCACTCCGGTGACACCTCTACCTGGGGACTTCAAAGCCGGAGCTGCAGGTAGATGAAAGGAATGCGATTAGGAAGTCATTAGGGGGCTGGTTTATGGCCCTCAGGAAGCCCGAATGTACATGCGACATTCCGTACAGTCCGGCCCGTTCCCTGATCCTACTTCTTTGGGTGCAGACATGGGGGGGGGTATCTTTGGGGAACCCCACTAAACAGGAATATATGAGCACCCCAGTTTAGGAAAACATAGGGCCGAGACAGAAACACAGACAGTCTATGAGCAGGATTATCAATGGGCCCTAAGGACCCTGGAAGGTCACCTGACCAACCCCTCATAAAGGGCACAACAGGGGCACAGACTGTGGAGATTGGTATAGGAATAGTGGGCacccctataatgggcacagcaggggtacaaacCCTGAAGATTGGTGTAAGAATAACCGGGCATCCCTATAATTGTCACAGCAGGGGTACAAACACAGAGACTCAGTGCAGGGAGAAGGACCCTTATTTTGGGCACAGAAGGGGTCCAGACCCAGGAGCtcagtgcagggatggtgggaaccctcataatgggcacagcaggggtacagactcTGGAGATTGGTGTAGAAATGGTGGGCACCCCTATAAttggcacagcaggggtacagacccagcaGAGTCCCTGAGACACAGATAAGACTTTATGGGTGCAGTAGCCCTGATGACCATTGGCGCCGTGTACCCTCTGTGCCCCCAGACTAATCACCCCATCATACACGGAGAGTTCTCGGTCTGACCGTGGCCCCGGTGACGATTGTTTTTGTCTCCTGATGTCAGTCACCATTGTTGGCTGTTTACATTGCGGCCGCTGTGTGATTTGTGCAGAGCGCTGTGTCAGGCCCTGGAAACATCGCACATTGTGCTGGAAAGCTGCAGAGAGGTCAGGGAGATGGGGACACATGTGGGGGGTTACAGTGGGGTCACATGGTGTGGTAGGGGGGGTGACAGTGGGGTCACATGGTGTGGTGGGGGGGTGACAGTGGGGTCACTGGGGAGGGGAAGGGATCCTGGAAATTTCTGACACCAGTCCGTGGACTAtaaggggcccattcacacaccTCTGTCCTGGTCACATTAATCTGTATATGTCATGTGACACAATACAATCAAATTGATTGGCTGCAATGTAAGCTTCTGTGCTCCAGTGTATTGCCATGGCTGTGTTTGGGTGCCACTAACAATAAAGGGCAGAGCTGGGTGCCCACAAACGTGCCATCTGCATTAATACGTTCCCATATTGCAATGCATGGGGGGATCATTTGTACATTTGCCCTGCGCAAGCCATGCTGCAACGTGGGGGAGCTGTAATGCAATGCACCGCTCTATGCATCTTCAAGCAGAAGCGTGCACTGCAGCGCACAGCGATACACATGGGCCTTAATAAAGCAGCGAATCTCATATTCACTGggtgggaatgtttgagggaatgtctgattccctggcAGTgcctgataggaggagagagaagagctCAACAGTCTCCTGCTTGTccttactgtccaatcacaggctgggggagggacctgtaagtgaaagtgacaCTGCAGCAGTCCTCTCTGTGGGCAGGAAGAGTCACGCTGTGTGGAGGAGAAAGCATTGTAGCGCCCTGCAACTCTCCACCAATTTATCAATTAGGGCCCTAGAGAAGGTGGGGGCCCCTTGGCAATACGCCAACCCTAAATCGGGCCCTGAATTTCTAGCACAATTTATTGTATTGAAAGTAATCAGAGACCCCGATCATTCCAAGAATATAGCCGAGGGTACTCTATAGGCAACAAGAAACGGTCAGAGACATAAAGAAGAGGTCCTGTCACTCCCTGCTCTGCATCAGTGGCAATTAGATGCTGAGTGGTTGCTACAGGCAACCAGAAATGTTCCCCCTTGCACATTCTCCACTCACATACTTCTAATGAGaggtcattgtttgtattgtagTTACTGAGCCCTGTCACTAATATCACCCAGCAACCCCCTACACTCAGCGGCCTACTGACCACCCTGACCCACATAAGGCAGAGGCGTTCTTATATATCATGCCCATAATGGGAGGAGCCAAGTCTGCCATAGTACTAAGAGGCTTTGCATGTTTGCCCCGCCCATTAGGTATAGCCCATGCCCATCTATAATTTTCACAGTTTTCTCCTATTCCCTGGAGCTCCGCCTATTTTCCCCGCCCACACCTTCATCCAAAACATTGACTCCCCACCCTTGTTTCCTTGACAACCCATCTCGTGACTGTCCGCGGAACCGGAAGAGGAAGCTTAGCTAAAGTCTGCCACTTCCTCCTGGTCATGTGACAGAGCAGAGTGTCAGGGCTCTCTGAGGCTCACCCGGGACGGACATGGGTTGCTGCTACAGCGGGGAGACCGACACCGGCAAGGTGGTGagacaaagaggacctgtcaccgtCTTCTTTGTGTGGCCTGAAGTTAGGAGGGGGCGCTGTTGATTGGTTGTTGGGGTCAACACAGACAGTTCCGAGTTGCCTAATAAAAGTTGACATTTCAGCAGGAAGTGGTGTGTGTGCTGGGAATGTCTTCCCCTCACAATCAGCTGTGTTTGTGTAGAGGAAGAGGTCAGGCAGCCATAAACAGTTGTTGGGGTTTGGAAGGGGGAAGGAGGATAATAAAATGTGGGGGTTCTGGTTCTGGCCCAGCAATAAAAATTTGCCCTATATCTAATGCCCCCCCAATCTGTCAGAATCCCCCTTCTGCCCTGTTGTCATACTTGGTGGTCCCATCCTGTAGGGGAGGGGTGGGATCCCAGAATCTGATGTTAAATCAACAGCGACCAATCATAAGCTAAAGAAATGGCCCTGGTGGTCCTTGGACAGCCATACAATCAGCTTCCCATGTTGGGGGCCCCggctttttatataaatgttttttttcattgcaggatCAGGGCGAAAGGGAACATCTGCTGCCCTCTAACCAGACGTTGCCCAACAGGACGCCAAATGGATCCGAACCCAACTCCACCAATAACCCGGCGGCCCGGACAGACGAGCAGGCCTTGCTCTCACGTATCCTGGCCAGGACGGCTCAGTGAGTACATTTGGGGGGTGATAATGGTTTAGCCCCGCCCACTCCACCTGGCTCCTCCTCCTCAAATCACTCATACACATTACCTGCAGAAAGAAAAGTCACCAATCCTCTTACCAGCAGAGGGCGCCACCATTTTCcttctctatttcttcctatcAATGATCTTCGGCTATTCAGCTGTTGGGAGTTTATTCACCCCAGCCCAAGCAAGGGAATATGAGTTTCACTGGCGAATGTGCAGCTCGGCATTGACGCCAGAAACGCAGAGCGATTGGACAGATAAGAGAcgttattgcagatgggacatcgcctgtccccccaatgtttagttccactttaaccttcactatccaatcacaaggCTGGGGGAGGGGCCTGGATGATTAGGGCTCACTGTGATTGGAAGCTGCCTGTGTGCGGAATTGTAGTCACATGATCTCAGGATTAACATGGTCTGGGGACAGCCCTGGAGATAAGGTGATTACAGCTGACCAAATGGACAAAAATGAGGACCTGGAAGCTTCATAAACAAGTTCggttctgtataataaaaagttgaaatGTCAATTTtgacctttttatgtttttcttctctATAGGAATATCATTGATGTATCAGCTGTGGAATCCCAGGGGATGGAGCAGCATGAATGTATGGACAGAGCCAGGCAGTATAGGTGAGTTATGTCACCCTGTCAATCCTGCCAGATAGGTAGATGGGAAAACTGCCCCTTCCCCTTTATGAAATCTGCCCCCCCAGCCTTCCCCTATATGAGTACACTGATCCTCTCacagtgtacattagaagctgcagcaaatagtcttatttcctggttggaggacattcagcatcatctagcccctcccgcTGCATTCCTGTCATGACCCCGCCCCTTTTATTGATTGGGTCCCAGTTGAATTCTTAAAGGGGTGCCCTCCATTCAATTCTTTCAATCATAAGGGTTCAGTATCGCACAGGTTGTATCATATTTCACTGATCTCACGCAGTTATCAGCAGACTGTGTCTTCTTATTGGTTGTTGGGCTGCCTGATGGACACAAAACCCACCAACCACCTGCAAGAGCACCGGGCTGTCTGACAACATTGATGATAATTAAAAGGCAGCTGCTTGGTGTTTGGAagctgttactggcaggatctcctcACATTTCCAAAATACAATTTAAGGAAACGTTATAGAATTGGGTTTGGTACcaaatactgaaaaatagattCTGGTTTTGCATGGAAAAGTCAGAAAGatacaaaaatctaaaatctgtGTACCTAAGGTGCTGCACACCAGCTGAAATGGGGCTTGCAATTgctttgttctgttctatgaggaGGTATCTAGGGGGGCTTTTACTAGGGAGGGGGCTCAACGTGGGCCTTACACATAGGGAGGGGCAATGGCACTCAATTTGTCAGCAGAGTCGAGAGGGGGTCATTAGAATATCGCCCCCTGGCGGTctcctttgtgtatttattatcgATCTGTTTGGGTGTCACAGAAGTCTCCATAATCACCGTGCTGTTTGTAAGTCATTTGTATTCTCTTTGTGTCTTTGCAGCACACGGCTAGCAAAGCTCAGCAGTAACCTAACGCACTGGAAGAAATTGCCCCCCCTTCCCTCACTTACTGCCCAGCCACACCAAATACTCGCCAGTGACCCCGTTCCTTATGCAGATATCCAGCAGGTAAGAGGGATAGGGGAGGGTCTGGTGACtgataattgtattatattatgaTCGTTCTGGGAGGTGAAGCCAGGGCCAGGGTCACATGGTCATCACTCGGCACCACTAAAGGGGCACAGGGGGATATACGGGAATCGGTGAATGGAGGGGAGGTCACATGATCCTGTATGTGTGCGGGAGTTTTTTAGGGctcacaaatccctccacagctcctcccccacctacctacctgatacacaaatccctccacagctcctcccccacctacctacctgatacacatatccctccacagctcctcccccacctacctacctgatacacaaatccctccacagctcctcccccacctacctacctgatacacaaatccctgcacagctcctcccccacctacctacctgatacacaaatccctgcacagctcctcccccacctacctacctgatacacaaatccctgcACAGCTCCTCCCcgacttacctttctgacctgatagaaaccCTTTTTCACTTATAACCAGATCACAcgtacggctccaagacttttctagagctgcccggactccctggaatggtctcctcgtcctatttggcttgctcctactttctgctcaataaAGAGCCCTCagaacccaacgcttccccctcacctacccgtcttcttctgtcccctaaaccctcactacttcccaccattccatatcccctcctattgtgtgatacttccccacctcctagattgtaagctcttctggtcagggtcctcgcctcctcctgtgtcactgtctgtatctgtctgtcatctacaacccctatttaatgtacagcactgcctaatatgttggtgctatataaatcctgtttaatattaataataataataataataataataaccaatggggggcaggaaataaaaggaaggaaAGTTTGTAGTTTTTCTGATTCTGCAAGCCAAACCTAAAGctaaaatctctttttttgggTAGAAGTCGCTGTTTTTGTATAATTCGGaatgtttttgttaatgattttctttttatttttttcaggtttcaaAGATAGCAGCTTACGCCTTCAGTGCACTTTCACAGATCCGTGTGGATGCTAAAGAGGATCTCGTTGTACAGTTTGGGATTCCATAATCCCCCCCCCACCCTGCACTCctcaccccctcccccctatacTCAGCACACAGGTCCTCCCTACATTCGCTATCAGTTGCCACACGGTGATCGGGGATcttgaacaccacctgagctttTTAGATTATTGGAAACTCGCTGCCTAACTATTTCCTGCTAACTTTGAAGCCCAAATAAAACTTCACATAAAAGTGCAGGAGTGCAAAGCTTGCAATGAAAGGCCAGCATGGTGAGAAGGATCCCTGTGGAAGCAGAAGTCTCTCTGCTGACGTCAAAAAGCAGAGCTTTCCAATTCACAAAGCTCATGCAGGGGGCGTGTCACACCTTTGCTGCTTCC is a genomic window containing:
- the LAMTOR1 gene encoding ragulator complex protein LAMTOR1 isoform X1, which encodes MGCCYSGETDTGKVDQGEREHLLPSNQTLPNRTPNGSEPNSTNNPAARTDEQALLSRILARTAQNIIDVSAVESQGMEQHECMDRARQYSTRLAKLSSNLTHWKKLPPLPSLTAQPHQILASDPVPYADIQQVSKIAAYAFSALSQIRVDAKEDLVVQFGIP
- the LAMTOR1 gene encoding ragulator complex protein LAMTOR1 isoform X2; its protein translation is MGCCYSGETDTGKDQGEREHLLPSNQTLPNRTPNGSEPNSTNNPAARTDEQALLSRILARTAQNIIDVSAVESQGMEQHECMDRARQYSTRLAKLSSNLTHWKKLPPLPSLTAQPHQILASDPVPYADIQQVSKIAAYAFSALSQIRVDAKEDLVVQFGIP